GAAAATGTTTGCCACAAGCAATAACCCCCTCTGATTGTATACCCTTTATAAAAGCTACACCTAGTTCAGCAACCAGAGAAGGATCTTCCCCAAAAGAACGTACCCCTATAACAGGATTTAAGGGATTATTGTTAACATCTAAAACAGGAGCAAAATCCATATTAATTCCTACTGCTTTTAATTCATTTGCAACCACCTGTCCCATTTTTTTGGCCAATTCCGCATCTCTTGTTGCCCCTAAAGTCATATTTCCCGGAAAATGCGTTCCCTCACCGATTAACCGATGTACTATCCCGCCTTCTTGGTCAATAGAAATTATTAATGGCAATCCCGGTCTATGATTTACTGAGAATTTCTGTAATTCATTAGAAAGTTCAGACAATTGGCGGAGTGACTCAATATTACGCCGAAAGTATATTATGCCTCCCACATGATAATTTTTAATCATTTCTTCTACTTTCGGGGTAATCTTTGTCCCGAAAAAACCTATTTGAAACATTTGGCCTATTTTTTCTTCAAGGCTCATCTGGTGTAATTTTTCTA
This genomic interval from Caldisericota bacterium contains the following:
- a CDS encoding glycoside hydrolase family 3 N-terminal domain-containing protein; protein product: MDKEKVILEKLHQMSLEEKIGQMFQIGFFGTKITPKVEEMIKNYHVGGIIYFRRNIESLRQLSELSNELQKFSVNHRPGLPLIISIDQEGGIVHRLIGEGTHFPGNMTLGATRDAELAKKMGQVVANELKAVGINMDFAPVLDVNNNPLNPVIGVRSFGEDPSLVAELGVAFIKGIQSEGVIACGKHF